In Haloplanus rubicundus, one DNA window encodes the following:
- a CDS encoding DUF7563 family protein, with protein MPSCQNCGSFVTDDYVRVFAPSGMTEPRVCPNCEDLVRDGADVRQARARRT; from the coding sequence ATGCCGAGCTGTCAGAACTGTGGCTCGTTCGTCACTGACGACTACGTCCGAGTGTTCGCCCCGAGCGGCATGACCGAACCGCGCGTCTGTCCGAACTGCGAGGACCTCGTCCGCGACGGCGCGGACGTGCGACAGGCGCGCGCGAGACGCACCTGA
- a CDS encoding universal stress protein — translation MYDAILVPTDGSEGVDRTLEHAVEMARRYDATIHALYVVDRRFELAADEDREDLVERLTDRGEAAVAAVAEAAEDAGVDAVTGVREGIPYKTILEYAAEADVDVIAMGTHGRTGRDRLAHLGSVTDRVVENAAVPVFVVNIGDGD, via the coding sequence ATGTACGACGCGATACTCGTCCCGACGGACGGGAGCGAGGGGGTCGACCGGACGCTCGAACACGCCGTGGAGATGGCGCGACGGTACGACGCCACGATCCACGCGCTGTACGTCGTCGACCGGCGGTTCGAACTCGCGGCCGACGAGGACCGCGAGGACCTGGTCGAACGGTTGACCGATCGGGGCGAGGCGGCCGTCGCCGCCGTCGCCGAGGCGGCCGAAGACGCCGGCGTCGACGCCGTCACGGGCGTCCGCGAGGGCATCCCCTACAAGACCATCCTCGAGTACGCGGCCGAGGCCGACGTCGACGTCATCGCCATGGGTACCCACGGCCGGACCGGCCGTGACCGCCTCGCACACCTGGGCAGCGTCACCGACCGCGTCGTCGAGAACGCGGCCGTCCCGGTGTTCGTCGTCAACATCGGCGACGGGGACTGA
- a CDS encoding NADP-dependent malic enzyme has protein sequence MGLDEDALDYHRRDPPGKVAIETTKPTSTQRDLSLAYSPGVAAPCRAIADDPTDAYTYTSKGNLVGMVSNGSAVLGLGDIGAQASKPVIEGKGVLLKRFADIDVFDFELDTDDPDAIVEAVSLTEPSFGGIHVEDIKAPECFDIEERLRERMSIPVYHDDQHGTAIVSGAALLNAVDIVDKELENLEVTFAGAGASAIATADFYVSLGVPRENVTLVDSEGIVTTARADAGEVNDYKAAFAQDRPAGDLADAMDGADVFVGLAVGDLVDGDMVRSMAQNPVVFAMANPTPEIGYHEARDARDDTVIAATGRSDFPNQVNNVLCFPFIFRGALDVRATEINEEMKVAAARALADLARQDVPDAVAKAYGDEPLRYGPEYLIPKALDPRVLFQVAPAVAEAAVESGVARLDRDLDAYVEELEARLGKDREMMRIVLNKAKTDPKRVALAEGTNAKTIRAASQMVEEGIARPVLLGDREVIERRVADLGLDFDPEVVDPAAADRLDAYADHLYEARRRKGITRVEAEDLVRTDTDYFGSVMVAMGDADALLTGLTHHYPSALRPPLQIVGTAEDAEYAAGVYMLTFKNRVIFVADTTVNQDPGAAELAEIGRHTGELARRFNVDPRAAFLSYSNFGSVDNAGTRKPRRAAEMLREDPEVDFPVDGEMQADTAVVEDILEGTYDFADLAEPANVLIFPNLEAGNIGYKLLQRLGGADAIGPMLVGMDKPVHVLQRGDEVKDIVNLAGVAVVDAQERDGGA, from the coding sequence ATGGGACTCGACGAAGACGCCCTCGACTACCACCGGCGCGACCCGCCGGGGAAAGTCGCCATCGAGACGACCAAACCGACCAGCACACAACGCGACCTGAGCCTCGCGTACTCACCCGGCGTCGCCGCGCCCTGTCGCGCCATCGCCGACGACCCGACCGACGCCTACACCTACACCTCGAAGGGGAACCTCGTCGGCATGGTGTCGAACGGCTCGGCCGTCCTCGGCCTCGGCGACATCGGTGCGCAGGCCTCCAAACCCGTCATCGAGGGGAAGGGCGTCCTGCTCAAGCGCTTCGCCGACATCGACGTCTTCGACTTCGAACTCGACACCGACGACCCCGACGCCATCGTCGAAGCCGTCTCCCTGACCGAACCCTCCTTCGGCGGCATCCACGTCGAGGACATCAAGGCGCCGGAGTGTTTCGACATCGAGGAGCGACTGCGCGAGCGGATGTCGATTCCGGTCTACCACGACGACCAGCACGGCACCGCCATCGTCTCCGGCGCCGCCCTGCTCAACGCCGTCGACATCGTGGACAAGGAGCTCGAAAATCTGGAGGTCACCTTCGCCGGCGCCGGCGCGAGCGCCATCGCCACCGCGGACTTCTACGTCTCGCTCGGCGTCCCCCGCGAGAACGTCACCCTCGTCGACAGCGAGGGCATCGTCACGACGGCCCGCGCCGACGCGGGCGAGGTCAACGACTACAAGGCCGCGTTCGCACAGGACCGCCCAGCGGGCGACCTGGCCGACGCCATGGACGGCGCCGACGTGTTCGTCGGCCTCGCCGTCGGGGACCTCGTCGATGGGGACATGGTGCGCTCGATGGCCCAAAACCCCGTCGTCTTCGCGATGGCGAACCCGACCCCCGAAATCGGCTACCACGAGGCAAGGGACGCTCGCGACGACACCGTCATCGCCGCGACGGGGCGTTCCGATTTCCCGAATCAGGTGAACAACGTCCTCTGTTTCCCCTTCATCTTCCGGGGGGCACTCGACGTGCGGGCGACGGAGATCAACGAGGAGATGAAAGTCGCCGCCGCCCGCGCGCTCGCGGACCTCGCGCGACAGGACGTACCCGACGCGGTGGCGAAGGCCTACGGCGACGAACCGCTCCGGTACGGCCCCGAGTATCTCATCCCGAAGGCGCTCGACCCACGGGTCCTGTTCCAGGTAGCACCCGCCGTCGCCGAGGCGGCCGTCGAGAGCGGCGTCGCCCGCCTCGACCGCGACCTCGACGCCTACGTCGAGGAACTGGAGGCACGCCTCGGCAAGGACCGCGAGATGATGCGGATCGTCCTCAACAAGGCCAAGACCGACCCCAAGCGCGTCGCACTCGCGGAGGGGACGAACGCGAAGACCATCCGCGCGGCGTCGCAGATGGTCGAGGAGGGCATCGCCCGTCCCGTCCTGCTGGGCGACCGCGAGGTCATCGAGCGGCGCGTGGCCGATCTGGGCCTCGATTTCGACCCCGAGGTAGTCGACCCCGCGGCCGCCGACCGCCTCGACGCCTACGCCGACCACCTCTACGAGGCGCGGCGGCGCAAGGGCATCACCCGCGTCGAGGCCGAGGACCTCGTCCGCACCGATACGGACTACTTCGGGAGCGTGATGGTGGCGATGGGCGACGCCGACGCCCTCCTCACGGGTCTCACCCACCACTACCCGTCCGCGCTGCGGCCGCCGCTCCAGATCGTCGGCACCGCCGAGGACGCGGAGTACGCCGCCGGCGTCTACATGCTCACGTTCAAGAACCGCGTGATCTTCGTCGCCGACACGACGGTCAATCAGGACCCCGGTGCGGCCGAGTTGGCCGAAATCGGGCGCCACACGGGCGAACTCGCCCGCCGGTTCAACGTCGACCCGCGCGCGGCCTTCCTCTCGTACTCCAACTTCGGGAGCGTCGACAACGCGGGGACGCGCAAGCCCCGACGGGCCGCCGAGATGCTCCGCGAGGACCCCGAGGTCGATTTCCCGGTCGACGGCGAGATGCAGGCCGACACCGCGGTGGTCGAGGACATTCTGGAGGGCACCTACGACTTCGCGGACCTGGCGGAGCCGGCGAACGTGTTGATCTTCCCGAATCTGGAGGCGGGGAACATCGGGTACAAACTGCTCCAGCGACTCGGCGGCGCGGACGCCATCGGGCCGATGCTGGTGGGCATGGACAAGCCGGTCCACGTCCTCCAGCGGGGCGACGAGGTGAAAGACATCGTCAACCTCGCGGGCGTCGCCGTCGTCGACGCTCAGGAGCGGGACGGCGGGGCGTAG